The Polaromonas sp. SP1 DNA window TGAACTCTTCAGCTATATCGAGAAACACACCACGGGCTGGGCGCACCGGGGGTCACACAATGGCTGAGGCGGCATCCGCAACCGTTGCGCGGCCCTCGAGAGGTTTATGCATCAAAATGGCCTCCAGCCCAATCACCGCCTTGGCAAGCAGCTATCTATTTCATAGCAAAAAGAGTTTCACCATCAGCCCATGAGCGATCCCCGAAACGCCGTACGCCCCACCGGCGTGACCATTCGCCAGCTGCGCGCCTTTGTGGCCGTGGCCCAGGACGAAAGCGTCACGCGCGCGGCCCAGCGCCTGCACATCACGCCCTCGGCGCTGTCCATGCTGATCAGCACGCTGGAAGGCGAGCTCGCCGTGCGCTTGTTCGAACGCACAACGCGGCGCATCTCGCTGACCGACGCCGGGCTCGAGCTGCTGCCTTCCATCCGCAAAGTCTTTGACAACCTCGACCAGGCGTTTGACGGCCTGCGCCAGTTGTCAGACCGCCGCAGCGGCCGCTTTGCCGTCGCCACCTCGCCCCTGCTGGCGGCCACCTTGCTGCCGCCGCTGCTGGCCGGCTTCAGGGCGCGCTTTCCGAGCATTCGCGTCGACCTGTTTGACTTGCCGGTCGACGAGATCGCCCAGGCGGTGCGCAGCGGCCAGGCGGATTTCGGCGTGTGCACGGCCGACACCGACATTCCCGACCTCGTCGCCACCACGCTGTACCAGGACCGCCTGATGCTGGCCTGCCAGGGCAGCCACCCGCTGGCCGGGCGGCGCGAAGTGCGCTGGGCAGAACTCGTCGGCGAACCGCTGGCGGTGCTGCGCCACGGCAGCGGCCTGCGCACGCTGGTCGAAAAAGGTTTCGCCGATATGGGCGAGCCGTTACAGCCTGCTTTTGAGGTGGCGCATGTCACCACCGCTGTGGGCCTGGTCGAGGCCGGGTTGGCGCTATCCATCCTGCCGTCATATGCGCTGTCGAGTGCGCGCTCGCCTGGGGTGGTGGCTGTGCCGCTGACGGCGCCGGTGATGGAGCGCAACATCGTCGCGCTCACTGACGGGCAGCGGCAACTGTCTGCGCCTTGTGAAGCGTTTCTGGCGCACTTCAAGAGTGAGGTGACGGTGCTGGCGGCTGTCAGCGTGGTTAAGAAGGTCAAGAGGAAGGCTGCGGGTTGAGGTGATGGGTGTGGCGGTATGGATGGCAACCGTTAGCCGCCCGTTCTTCATCCATCGTTCTTCATTCACCGTTCGTCTCCCACCGTTCGGGCTGAGCCTGTGGAAGCCTCGCCCCCTCCCCGTTCGGGCTGAGGTATCGAAGCCTTTCCCCCTTCCGTTCGGGCTGAGCTTGTCGAAGACTTCCCTCCCCGTTCTCCGTTTCCCCTTCCCCGTTCGGGCTGAGGTATCGAAGCCTTGCCCCCTCCCGTTCGGGCTGAGCCTGTCGAAGCCTGGTGGTGCTCCGGCGGGGTGCTTTTTGCTAAGTCCTGCTGGCCGGAGTTGCCGGCAACAAGTAACTTTCTTTTGCTTCGCCAAAAGAAAGTCACCAAAGAAAAGGCGACCCTGCTGGCTGCGTCCCTCCGCTTCGCTGCGGGCAACCTGCGGTGCTCGATTCAGGCGGGGTCTCGCTAAACTCGCCTGCGGCTCAAACAACGCGATCCCTGATCCGCCTGAATCTCCGCTCCTCGGCGCATCCAGAAGGGGGTGGGGACAGGATTACCAATACCGAAATCCCAACAGCCAAAGACAGACCCCGAATACCTGAAGAAACAAGGACTCGCAGCGGCGAGTCCTTGTTGTATTGGAGTTTGGTTTTTGTCTTTGGTCCCCGCTCCCGATTGCCCCTTGTAAATGCGCCGAGGAGCGCAGGACCAGACGGATCAGGGCAAAAACTTGTTTGAGCGAAGCGAGTTGTTTTTGACCCCGGCTGGGCCGAGCACCGCAGGTTGCCCGAAGCGAAGCGTAGGGACGCAGGAACCAGGGTCGCCTTTTCTTTGCTTACTTTCTTTTGGCGAAGCAAAAGAAAGTGAGTCGCCGCCGGGCGACTCCCGGCCAGCAGCCTCAGCAGAGAGCACATCGCCGGTGCACCACCAGGCTTCGACAAGCTCAGCCCGAACGGGGAGGGGCAAGGCTTCGATATGCCGTCAGGCGTACCCCTGTCCTGAGCCTGTCGAAGGGTCAGCCCGAACGGTAATTGGGTCCAAACAACGCCCAAGTCGCCTGCGTCAAGGCAGCATCCGGATCCATCCAGTCCGTAATCACATCAAAGTGATTCCGCCCCGCCACATCCAGATAACTCACCTCACACCCCAACCGCCGGCAAGCCTCCGCGTACATCAAGGACTGCCGCTTGAACTCATCCGTATCAATCCCGGCAACCGCAATGCACAACTTCACGCTGGCAAGAGGCAACGACTCCATCGGGCTAAGCGCCAAGGCTTCAGCCTCGTTGAGCCCCAGCCACTGGTTCGGCGTCGTCTGCTGCACAGGCGCCAGGTCAAACAGCCCGCTCACCAGCGCAGCACCTTTGACCACATCCGCCGGCAAACCCAGCCCAGCCTGCCAGCCCTGTGAAATCAACATGCCGCCCAGATGCCCACCCGCCGAGCTGCCGGCGACCACGATGCGGTTCACATCCACACCATGCGCCGCACCGTTGCGGTACAGCCAGGCCACGCTGCGCCGGCATTGCGCAACGATCTCGGCCAGGCTGGCTTCGGGCGACAGGGTGTAGTTGACCACCGCCACCGCAATACCCCGCTGCGTGAAAGCCTTCGCCATAAAGGCCGAATCTTCGCGCCCCAGCGAACGCCAATAACCGCCGTGCACAAACACAAAAAGCGGTGCGTCCTTCTTGCCCGGTACGGGGAACAAGTCCAGCACCTCGTCGGCATGCTCACCGTAGCGCGCGCCCTTCACATGCGGCAGCGCATACATGGGGGTGGAGTGGTCGCGGTAGTCCCTGATGAACACCTCCGCGTCAGGCACCGTGCCGCGCGCGCTGTACTGGCGCGCCAGCTCGGCGGCGTCCATACGGCGCCAGTCTTCTCTCGTCGATAAAAAATCAGACACCCAGCGTCTCCTGCAATACGTCGCGATTGGCCAGCAGGCTAGGCGAGCTGCCGCTCCACACCGTGCGGCCTTTTTCAAGAATGAAATGCGTATCGGCAATGCGCAGCAGCGGGCCGATGTTTTTGTCGATCACCAGCACCGAGAGGCCGGTGTTCTTGAGCGACTGCAGGCAGTCCCAGATCTCGCCGCGCACGATGGGCGCCAGGCCTTCAGTCGCTTCGTCCAGCACCAGCAGGCGCGGGTTGGTCATCAGCGCACGGCCGATCGCCAGCATCTGCTGCTCGCCGCCCGACAGGTTCAGGCCCAGGTTGCCGGCGCGCTCTTTGAGGCGCGGGAAAAGTTTGTACACACGCTCCAGCGTCCACGGGTCTTTGTGCTGCAGGCGGTTGTGTGCGGTGGCCACCAGGTTTTCGACCACCGTGAGGTTGGGGAACACCTGGCGCTGCTCGGGCACCAGGCCCAGGCCCAGGCGCGCGATCTTGTACGAGGGCCAGCGCGAGACGTCTTGCCCGGCAAACTGCACGCGGCCGCTGCGTGCGCTCATGATGCCGGTGGCGGTGCGCACCGTGGTGGTCTTGCCCATGCCGTTGCGGCCCAGCAGGGTCACAAACTCGCCTTCGGCCACGCTGAGCGCGGCGCCGAACAGGGCTTGCGCGTCGCCGTAGCAGACCTCGATGTCGCTGATTTCAAGCAAATTGGTTTTCATACGGGCAGCACCTCGTCGCCCAGGTAAGCGGTGCGCACTTCTTCATTGGCGCGAATTTCTTCGGGTGTGCCGCTGGCGATGATGCGGCCGTACACCAGCACCGAGATGCGGTCGGCCAGCGCGAACACCGCGTCCATGTCATGCTCGACCAGCAGCATGGTGTAGCGGCCCTTGAGGCCTTGCAGCAGCTGCACCACCTTGCCGGACTCCTGGTGGCTCATGCCGGCCATGGGTTCGTCCAGCAGTAGTAAACGGGGTTGCGCGACCAGCACCATGGCCAGCTCCAGCTGGCGGCGCTCGCCGTGGGCCAGCTCGGACACCGGCGTGCGCGCGCGGTGCGTGAGGCCGGCCTGCTCGATCGCCAGCAGGGCAGGCTCCACCAGCTCGGGCTGGCTCAGCATGGGTTTCCAGAAACCGAAGCTGTGGCCGCAATGCGCCTGCATGGCCAGCGCCACGTTTTCCAGCACGCTGAACTCGGGGAAGACAGAGGTGATCTGGTAAGACCGCGCCAGGCCGCGCAATGCGCGCTGTGCCGGTTTGAGTGCGGTGATGTCGGCGCCGTCAAAGATGACGCTGCCGGTGTCGGGCGCGACCTCACCGCCCAGCTGGCCGATCAGCGTGGTCTTGCCTGCGCCGTTGGGGCCGATGATGGCGTGCAGCTCACCCGCGGCCAGCGAGAGCGAGACATGGTCGGTCGCCAGCAGGCCGCCGTAGCGTTTGACGAGTTGGTTGATCTGCAGGGTGCCGCTCATGGCTGGCCCTCCACACTTTCGGGCAAAACCGCCACGCGCTTGCGTTCACGCCACGCATCCCAGTCCAGCAGGTAGCCATACACACCGCGCCGCGCCGTCAACACCACCAGCACGATGAGCGGGCCGAGGATCATCATCCAGTGGTCTGTCAGTGCCTTGAGCAGCTCTTCGCTGATCAGCAGCACCAGCGCGCCGGCCAGCGGGCCAAACACCGTGCCCATGCCGCCCAGCACCACCATCACGATCAGTTCGCCGGACACCGTCCAGGCCAGGTAGGCCGGCGAGGCAAAGCCGGTGAGGTTGGCATACAGCAGGCCGGCCAGCCCGCACAGCATGCTCGACAACACATAGGCCGACAGCCGGTAGCGCAGCGTGTGAAAGCCCATGGCCTTCATGCGCCGCTCATTGACCCGGCAGCCGCGCAGCACCATGCCGAATCGCGCGGCCACCAGGCGGTGCGTGAAAAACAGCGCGGCCAGCACCAGCACCAGCGCCGTGTAATACAGCGTGACGGGCGATGCCAGCGTGAACAAGCCAAAGTCGCTGCGCGCCGAGATCGACAAACCATCGTCCCCGCCGTATTGCTTCAGGCTCACAAAGAGGTAATAAAACATCTGCGCAAACGCCAGCGTGATCATGATGAAAGCAATGCCGGTCGTGCGCAATGAAATCACGCCCGTCAGCAAGCCGACGGCTCCGCACACAGCCAGCGTGACACCCAGCTGCACCCATCCGTTGGTGACTTCATGCTGCGCAAGCAGGCCCACCGAATAAGCACCTAACCCCATATAAAGCGCATGGCCAAAGCTCACCATGCCGCCATAACCGAGGATCAAATTCAGGCTGATGGCCGCCAGCGCAAACACCAGCACCCGCGCCATAAAGGTGAGCGCAAACGGCTCGCCCGCCCAACTGGCATACACCGGTACTACCAGCAGCAGTGCCACCACCAGGGCGGCAAAGCCCAGGGAAATCTTGTTGCGCATCATCATTGGTTCTTCACCGGGAAAAGGCCTTGCGGCTTGAGCGCCAGCACCGCGGCCATAAAGATGCAGATCAGCATCGAGGCCAGCGCCGGGCCGGCGGCTTGCGCGGTACTGCGATCCAGAAACTCCCGCAGGATCATGGGCAAAAAGGCGCGGCCTGCCGTGTCAATCACACCGACGATCAGCGCTGAATAAAACGCGCCGCGCACCGAGCCGATGCCGCCGATCACGATGACGATCATGGCGGTGATCAGGATGGGCTCGCCCATACCGGGCTGCACCGACAAAATCGGCCCGCTCATGAGGCCTGCCACGCCGGCCAGTGCTGCACCGAGGGCAAAGATCGCGGCATTGAGCAGCTTGATGTTGACGCCCAGCGCCGCCACGATGGTCGGGTTGCTGGAGCCGGCGCGTATCAGCATGCCCACGCGGGTCTTGTTGATCAGCAGGTAGCAGCCCAGCGCCACCAGCAGGCCCACCACGATGATGGCGAAGCGGTAGGCCGAGTAGGAAATGCCCAGCAGGTTGATGGTGCCCGACAGCGCCTGCGGCACATTCATGTAATACGGCGACGCGCCCCACACGGTGCGCGCCAGCTCGTTGAAAAAGAGGATCAGGCCGAAAGTGGCCAGCACGTGGTCCAGGTGGTCGCGCGCATACAGCCGCGCGGCCACGATGCGCTCAATCGCAAAACCCAGCGCCGCGCTGCCGACGATGCCGACCAGCGCCGCGAGCAGAAAAGAGTCGGTGCGTGCATAGGCGGCCGCCGCAAAGTAGGCGCCCATCATGTAGAGGCTGCCGTGCGCGAGGTTGACAAAATTCATGATGCCGAAGACGAGCGTGAGCCCCGCCGACAGCATGAACAGCAGCACGCCCAGCTGCAGGCCGTTGAGCATCTGGATAAGAAACAGTGAAAGGCTCATGGAGAGGGGAAGTGGGAAGGGAGGTTCGAATGGATTTGAAAAGGGCCTGGACGGCGAAACCGGCCAGGCCCCTGGGCATTCAAGCCTTTACTTCATCGCGCATTCTTTGTAGTAGGCATCGGCATGGTCTTTCAGCACCACGCCCTTGTTCACGAAGGCCGCCTGGCCCGAAGCGTCCTTGGCCACGTCAACCCGGTAGAAGTTGCGGATCGGGAACTGGTTGGTGTTGAACTTGAAAGGCCCGGCCACCGACTTGAACTCGGCCGTTTTCAGCGCGGCGCGCAGTGCGTCCTTGTTGTCGGCCTTGCCGCCGGTCTTGGCCAGCGCGGCGTTGATCAGCATGGCGGCGTCGTAGCTCTGCGCCGCATACAGCGATGGCGAGCGGTTGTACTTCTTCTTGAAGTCTTCCACAAACTTCTTGTTTTGCGGGTTGTCGATATCAGGGCTGTAAGGCGAGCCTGTCACCACGCCCAGCGCGATGTCTTTCAGCGCCGGCAGGGTCGTGCCGTCCACCGTCGAGGTAGACAGCAGCGGCACCTTGCCCAGCAAACCGGCCTGCTGGTACTGCTTGACGAAGTTCACGCCCATGCCGCCTGGGTAGAAGACGTAAATCGCGTCGGGCTTGGCGGCCTGCAACTGGGCAATTTCAGCGGAGTAGTCGGGCTGGTTGACCTGGGTGTAGACCTCGTCGAGCACCTGGCCCTTGAAGAAGCGTTTGAAGCCTGAGATCGCGTCCTTGCCGGCCTGGTAGTTGGGCGCGAGCAGGTAGACCTTCTTGTAGCCGGCATCGTTGGCGTACTGGCCCATGGACTCGTGCAGCGAGTCGTTGTTCCAGGAGGTCGAGAAGAACATCGGGCTGCAGCCCTTGCCCGTCAGCGGCGTGGGGCCGGCGTTGGAGCCGACCAGCAGCACACCGGCGTCGGTGATGGGTTTGTGCACGGCCATCATCACGTTGGAGAAAGTCACGCCGGTGATGATGTTGACCTTGTCTTTTTCAATCAGCTTCTGCGCCATCTGCACGCCCAGGTCGGGCTTGAGCTGGTCGTCTTCCTTGATGACCTGCACCGTGGCGCCGCCGAGCTTGCCGCCCATGTGCTCCACGCCGAGCATGAAAGCGTCGTACTGGTCTTGCCCGAGTGCGCCTGCCGGGCCCGACAGGGTTCCCAGAAAGCCGATCTTGACCGCTTGCGCCTGGGCTGCAAGGCTGCACGCCGCCAGACCGAGCACCACCACCATGTTGTTCAACTTGAGTTTCATAAAAACCTTCCTTGCTAGTTAAATGCACTAAATGGACTCAATGGACCCGTCACCAAAAACCAGGACTCACACCGGATGCAAAATCAGGACGCATAATTCATGCCTAATTAGTTTAGATATAAACTTAATGACGTCAATACCCCAAAACCCGCGCCCATCCAGGCCCTAGCCCGCTGCACGCATCGCATGCCAGGCCTGCCAGTCGCGCCCGGGGTGGACGGTTCCGCACGAGGGGCAGGTACGCAACTTCGGTGCCGACTCGTAGAAATTGCCGTAGACCCTGGGCAGGTCTTCCACGATGCTTTGCAGCTGCAACTCGCTGCGATGCACCAAACCGCCGCATTGGGCGCAATACCATTCAAAGGCGTCAATGGTGCCGGCCGGGCGGGTGCGCTCGATCACGGTGCACAGGCTCTCCGGGTCGGGGCGCTGCGGCGAGTGGCGCACGTGGGCCGGCAGCAAAAACACATCGCCCTCATGCAGGTCGACACGCTCGAACTTGCCGCGGTCGGCAATCAGCAGATGGGCGCTGCCCTTGAACTGGTGGAAATACTCTTCGAACGGATCGTCATGAAAGTCGGTGCGCTGGTTGGGCCCGCCCACCACCGTGACGATGAGGTCGGTGTCGCGCCAGATCTGCTGGTTGCCCACGGGGGGCTTCAGCAAATGGCGGTGCTCTTCTATCCACTTGGGGAAATTGATCGGCTTCAACATGGCTTGGCTCCTTGTTTTATCGGGGTCTGTCTGGATTCTGGTTCACAACAGCACGGTGGCGGTCTGGTTGAGGATGCAGCGCACCACACTGTGCGCCGTCATCACCGAGGTGCGCGGGTTGTCCGGGTCGGGCCGGCCCACCAGGCGTGTGGCCATGCTGCCGCCTTCGCCCTCGGCTTCGATTTCGTGCACATTGCCTTCGGCGCCTGGGTCGGCCATCAGCTCGACCTGCGTGCGGTCAAAACCCAGTGTGGCCAGCGCCACGGTGGCGGCCACATTGGCATTGCGCGGGTACATCAGGGCCGCCTCGCGCGCCGAGCCGCGGAAAAACGTGGTGGCCGTTGTCAGTGACGCCAGGTCGACCTGTTGCTCGGCCGCACTGCCGGCCCAGGCCTGCGGCGGCTTGCGCGAGCGGTAGGTCACGCGGGCCAGGCCCGCCGTGCGCGCGGCGGCCAGCCAGTCAATGCCGCAAATCGCGCCGCTGGGCAGGATGAGGCGCCTGCCGGCGGCGCGGGCGGCCGCCACCAGCGATTGCTCACGCGCCGCTTCGGCCAGCGCGCCGACCGAGACCAGCAGCAAGTCAGTGCCGGCCTTGAATGTAGCAACGGCATGGTCGTCCACCGCCTGGTGGCCGGCGCATTCCACCACCAGCACCGGGCGGCGTGCGACCAGTTCCGCGTGGCTGTCTACCAGCAGGGATTCGACCTCCGGCGATTGCTCCAGCAAACGTGCGCGGTCACGCGCGAGGACGGCAACCACTTCTGCCTGCCCCGCGCCGTGGGTCAGCAGCAGGCGGTGAACCGCCCTGCCAATCGCGCCGTAGCCAATCAATGCAATTGCCTGTGTCATGGGTGACCTCGTTCTTTTTCTTGCAAAGCTCAGCGGCTCAGCCACCAGGCCATCGCCGCCGCCAGCACCGCCGCAATCGCAATGCGCACGGTTCTGAGGGATATCTTTGCCGCTTTGGGTGAAGGCTCTGCAGTGGCCGGGGCAACTTCCGCGCCCGCCTCCACCGCCGGGGCGTTCAGCTGCGCCGCAAAGCGTTCAAAAAAGTCGGCACTCATTTTTTTGACGCTGGCATCAATCAGGCGCGAGCCGATCTGCGCCAGCCGCCCGCCCACATGGGCATCGGCATTCCAGTCCAGCCGCGTGCCTTCACCTTCGGGTGTCAGCACCACACGCGCCTCGCCCTTGCCAAAACCGGCCACGCCGCCCTGCCCGGCAAACTTCAGCGTGCAGCTGGTGGGGGGTGTCACATCGGCCAGCGTGACGGTGCTGTTAAAGCGTGCCGACACCGGGCCGATCACGATCTTGACCGTGCATTTGTAGTCGTCATCCCCCACCCGCTCAAAGGTTTCGCAGCCGGCGATGCACTGGCGCAAAACCGCCGGGTCCAGCAAGGCCTGCCAGACACGTTCGGCAGGATGGGGAAGTAATTGGGAGCCTTGGTAGTTCATGGGGTCACAGGTTGGGGCGCCGCGGCAGCGGCAGCCGTATCAATAAGATGCTGCACCGCGCGCCGCGTCAGCACGGCGGCCAGGTGGGCACGGTATTCAGCGGAGGCGTGGATGTCCCCCGAGGCGAGTTCCGGATCGACGGCCAGGCCTTCAAGCGCCTGCGGTGCAAAAGAACGGTTGAGCGCCAGCTCGGCCGCTTCCCAGCGCCAGATGCCCGAGCCCAGGCCGGTGACCGCGACACGCACACCTTCGGCAACACGGGCCACCGCCACGCCTGCCAG harbors:
- a CDS encoding ABC transporter ATP-binding protein — translated: MKTNLLEISDIEVCYGDAQALFGAALSVAEGEFVTLLGRNGMGKTTTVRTATGIMSARSGRVQFAGQDVSRWPSYKIARLGLGLVPEQRQVFPNLTVVENLVATAHNRLQHKDPWTLERVYKLFPRLKERAGNLGLNLSGGEQQMLAIGRALMTNPRLLVLDEATEGLAPIVRGEIWDCLQSLKNTGLSVLVIDKNIGPLLRIADTHFILEKGRTVWSGSSPSLLANRDVLQETLGV
- a CDS encoding LysR family transcriptional regulator; amino-acid sequence: MSDPRNAVRPTGVTIRQLRAFVAVAQDESVTRAAQRLHITPSALSMLISTLEGELAVRLFERTTRRISLTDAGLELLPSIRKVFDNLDQAFDGLRQLSDRRSGRFAVATSPLLAATLLPPLLAGFRARFPSIRVDLFDLPVDEIAQAVRSGQADFGVCTADTDIPDLVATTLYQDRLMLACQGSHPLAGRREVRWAELVGEPLAVLRHGSGLRTLVEKGFADMGEPLQPAFEVAHVTTAVGLVEAGLALSILPSYALSSARSPGVVAVPLTAPVMERNIVALTDGQRQLSAPCEAFLAHFKSEVTVLAAVSVVKKVKRKAAG
- a CDS encoding ABC transporter substrate-binding protein; this encodes MKLKLNNMVVVLGLAACSLAAQAQAVKIGFLGTLSGPAGALGQDQYDAFMLGVEHMGGKLGGATVQVIKEDDQLKPDLGVQMAQKLIEKDKVNIITGVTFSNVMMAVHKPITDAGVLLVGSNAGPTPLTGKGCSPMFFSTSWNNDSLHESMGQYANDAGYKKVYLLAPNYQAGKDAISGFKRFFKGQVLDEVYTQVNQPDYSAEIAQLQAAKPDAIYVFYPGGMGVNFVKQYQQAGLLGKVPLLSTSTVDGTTLPALKDIALGVVTGSPYSPDIDNPQNKKFVEDFKKKYNRSPSLYAAQSYDAAMLINAALAKTGGKADNKDALRAALKTAEFKSVAGPFKFNTNQFPIRNFYRVDVAKDASGQAAFVNKGVVLKDHADAYYKECAMK
- a CDS encoding aspartate dehydrogenase — protein: MTQAIALIGYGAIGRAVHRLLLTHGAGQAEVVAVLARDRARLLEQSPEVESLLVDSHAELVARRPVLVVECAGHQAVDDHAVATFKAGTDLLLVSVGALAEAAREQSLVAAARAAGRRLILPSGAICGIDWLAAARTAGLARVTYRSRKPPQAWAGSAAEQQVDLASLTTATTFFRGSAREAALMYPRNANVAATVALATLGFDRTQVELMADPGAEGNVHEIEAEGEGGSMATRLVGRPDPDNPRTSVMTAHSVVRCILNQTATVLL
- a CDS encoding branched-chain amino acid ABC transporter permease translates to MSLSLFLIQMLNGLQLGVLLFMLSAGLTLVFGIMNFVNLAHGSLYMMGAYFAAAAYARTDSFLLAALVGIVGSAALGFAIERIVAARLYARDHLDHVLATFGLILFFNELARTVWGASPYYMNVPQALSGTINLLGISYSAYRFAIIVVGLLVALGCYLLINKTRVGMLIRAGSSNPTIVAALGVNIKLLNAAIFALGAALAGVAGLMSGPILSVQPGMGEPILITAMIVIVIGGIGSVRGAFYSALIVGVIDTAGRAFLPMILREFLDRSTAQAAGPALASMLICIFMAAVLALKPQGLFPVKNQ
- a CDS encoding 3-hydroxyanthranilate 3,4-dioxygenase — encoded protein: MLKPINFPKWIEEHRHLLKPPVGNQQIWRDTDLIVTVVGGPNQRTDFHDDPFEEYFHQFKGSAHLLIADRGKFERVDLHEGDVFLLPAHVRHSPQRPDPESLCTVIERTRPAGTIDAFEWYCAQCGGLVHRSELQLQSIVEDLPRVYGNFYESAPKLRTCPSCGTVHPGRDWQAWHAMRAAG
- a CDS encoding CoxG family protein; amino-acid sequence: MNYQGSQLLPHPAERVWQALLDPAVLRQCIAGCETFERVGDDDYKCTVKIVIGPVSARFNSTVTLADVTPPTSCTLKFAGQGGVAGFGKGEARVVLTPEGEGTRLDWNADAHVGGRLAQIGSRLIDASVKKMSADFFERFAAQLNAPAVEAGAEVAPATAEPSPKAAKISLRTVRIAIAAVLAAAMAWWLSR
- a CDS encoding alpha/beta hydrolase, with protein sequence MDAAELARQYSARGTVPDAEVFIRDYRDHSTPMYALPHVKGARYGEHADEVLDLFPVPGKKDAPLFVFVHGGYWRSLGREDSAFMAKAFTQRGIAVAVVNYTLSPEASLAEIVAQCRRSVAWLYRNGAAHGVDVNRIVVAGSSAGGHLGGMLISQGWQAGLGLPADVVKGAALVSGLFDLAPVQQTTPNQWLGLNEAEALALSPMESLPLASVKLCIAVAGIDTDEFKRQSLMYAEACRRLGCEVSYLDVAGRNHFDVITDWMDPDAALTQATWALFGPNYRSG
- a CDS encoding branched-chain amino acid ABC transporter permease, which produces MMMRNKISLGFAALVVALLLVVPVYASWAGEPFALTFMARVLVFALAAISLNLILGYGGMVSFGHALYMGLGAYSVGLLAQHEVTNGWVQLGVTLAVCGAVGLLTGVISLRTTGIAFIMITLAFAQMFYYLFVSLKQYGGDDGLSISARSDFGLFTLASPVTLYYTALVLVLAALFFTHRLVAARFGMVLRGCRVNERRMKAMGFHTLRYRLSAYVLSSMLCGLAGLLYANLTGFASPAYLAWTVSGELIVMVVLGGMGTVFGPLAGALVLLISEELLKALTDHWMMILGPLIVLVVLTARRGVYGYLLDWDAWRERKRVAVLPESVEGQP
- a CDS encoding ABC transporter ATP-binding protein, coding for MSGTLQINQLVKRYGGLLATDHVSLSLAAGELHAIIGPNGAGKTTLIGQLGGEVAPDTGSVIFDGADITALKPAQRALRGLARSYQITSVFPEFSVLENVALAMQAHCGHSFGFWKPMLSQPELVEPALLAIEQAGLTHRARTPVSELAHGERRQLELAMVLVAQPRLLLLDEPMAGMSHQESGKVVQLLQGLKGRYTMLLVEHDMDAVFALADRISVLVYGRIIASGTPEEIRANEEVRTAYLGDEVLPV